In the genome of Parus major isolate Abel chromosome 2, Parus_major1.1, whole genome shotgun sequence, one region contains:
- the RRS1 gene encoding ribosome biogenesis regulatory protein homolog, which translates to MAAVRVETVLAAAEEQEAEKRRSITVEKELELEYDLGNLLAVDRNPPPAAALRGAGPRREALLRALARDNTQLLVSQLWELPAERAGGAGGPLVAQLPEPTFRLPREKPPPKPRPPTRWEQFARLKGIRRKKKTSLVWDEQAKEWRRRWGYRRAGGDPSRAWLAEVPAGADPEEDQFARLRREKRERVARNELNRLRNLARAHRAGSAVPAAPLHPTGHQDRDELRRVARVARTSTASLGRFQPRLPKEPAEPPSRSGGKKRRFEPLLGNLAAERSRQLELLRDMGSKKPVLDITRAVNKQLRQEEAEAAAANKGKKQSKRGKRGRRQQRPGRSGKKSGARRQPQQKPAGGGTGGGRRKKA; encoded by the coding sequence ATGGCGGCCGTGCGGGTGGAGACGGTGCTGGCGGCCGCCGAGGAGCAGGAGGCGGAGAAGCGGCGGAGCATCACggtggaaaaggagctggagctggagtaCGATCTGGGCAATTTGCTGGCGGTGGACCGCAACCCCCCGCCGGCGGCGGCGCTTCGCGGGGCCGGCCCTCGGCGGGAGGCTCTGCTGCGGGCGCTGGCCCGCGACAACACGCAGCTGCTCGTGTCTCAGCTTTGGGAGCTGCCGGCCGAGCGCGCCGGCGGCGCCGGGGGCCCGCTGGTGGCGCAGCTGCCCGAGCCCACGTTCCGCCTGCCACGGGAGAAGCCGCCGCCGAAGCCGCGGCCACCGACGCGCTGGGAGCAGTTCGCGCGGCTGAAGGGCATCCGCCGCAAGAAGAAAACCTCGCTGGTGTGGGACGAGCAGGCCAAGGAGTGGCGGCGGCGCTGGGGCTACCGGCGGGCGGGCGGAGACCCGTCCCGCGCCTGGCTGGCGGAGGTGCCTGCGGGCGCCGACCCCGAGGAGGACCAGTTCGCCCGGCTGCGGCGGGAGAAGCGGGAGCGGGTGGCGCGCAACGAGCTGAACCGGCTGCGCAACCTGGCCCGAGCCCACCGCGCCGGGAGCGCCGTGCCCGCCGCGCCCCTGCACCCCACCGGCCACCAGGACCGCGACGAGCTGCGCCGGGTCGCCCGCGTCGCCCGCACCTCCACCGCCTCGCTCGGCCGCTTCCAGCCGCGCCTGCCGAAGGAACCGGCGGAGCCGCCTTCCCGCAGCGGCGGCAAGAAGCGCCGCTTCGAGCCGCTGCTGGGCAACCTGGCGGCCGAGCGCAGCcggcagctggagctgctgcggGACATGGGCAGCAAGAAGCCGGTGCTCGACATCACCCGCGCCGTCAACAAGCAGCTGCGGCAGGAGGAAGCCGAGGCGGCCGCTGCCAACAAGGGCAAGAAGCAGTCGAAGCGGGGCAAGCGCGGCCGGCGGCAGCAGCGGCCTGGGCGCAGCGGCAAGAAGAGCGGAGCCCGGCGGCAGCCACAACAGAAGCCTGCGGGCGGTGGCACCGGCgggggcaggaggaagaaggcGTGA